From one Physeter macrocephalus isolate SW-GA chromosome 18, ASM283717v5, whole genome shotgun sequence genomic stretch:
- the LOC102983191 gene encoding uncharacterized protein KIAA1143 homolog, giving the protein MSKRNQVSYVRPAEPAFLARFKERIGYEEGPTVETKRIQLQLPGEDGDHSDKEDEQPQVVVLKKGDLSVEEVMKIKTEIKAAKADEEPASADGRIMYRKPVKRSSDEKYSGLTASSKKKKTNEEDEINKQDSVKKNSRKQIKNSSLLSFDNEDENE; this is encoded by the exons ATGAGCAAGCGGAACCAGGTGTCGTACGTGCGGCCAGCCGAGCCGGCGTTCCTGGCCCGCTTCAAGGAACGGATCGGCTACGAGGAAGGGCCCACGGTAGAAACCAAG AGAATCCAGCTTCAGCTCCCAGGTGAAGATGGTGATCACAGTGACAAAGAAGATGAACAGCCCCAAGTGGTGGTTTTAAAAAAGGGAGACCTATCAGTTGAAGAagtcatgaaaattaaaacagaaataaaggctGCCAAAGCAG ATGAAGAACCAGCTTCAGCTGATGGAAGAATTATGTATCGAAAACCAGTCAAGCGTTCCTCAGATGAAAAATATTCCGGTTTAACAGCAAgctcaaaaaagaagaagacaaatgaagaagatgaaataaataagcaggattcagttaaaaaaaactcACGAAAGCAAATCAAAAATAGTAGCCTCCTTTCTTTTGACaatgaagatgaaaatgaataa